In [Leptolyngbya] sp. PCC 7376, a genomic segment contains:
- a CDS encoding Uma2 family endonuclease: MIAAAKFPRQMTPEEYLEWEATQEMKYEYIDGEILAMTGGTVTHTRIYLNLYRSLFPHLSQRDCDVFVSDVKVQDSKSKRYFYPDLVVTCHPDDKNNNKFLEYPKVIVEVLSPSTYAYDQKRKLKLYRQFPSLQEYILIDSQRVSVEMYQRQTGKIWGYSDYDLDETFLIPSIEFKCSVEMLYEGAIFEEIEDQE; this comes from the coding sequence ATGATTGCCGCAGCCAAATTCCCCAGACAAATGACTCCAGAAGAGTATCTCGAATGGGAAGCGACTCAGGAGATGAAGTATGAGTATATCGATGGCGAAATTCTTGCCATGACTGGTGGAACTGTCACTCACACAAGAATTTATTTGAATTTATACCGATCTCTATTCCCTCATTTGTCACAAAGAGATTGTGACGTATTTGTCTCCGATGTGAAGGTGCAAGACTCAAAAAGCAAACGCTATTTCTATCCCGATTTAGTGGTGACCTGCCATCCTGATGACAAGAACAATAATAAGTTTTTAGAATATCCAAAAGTAATTGTTGAAGTGTTATCTCCGAGTACTTACGCTTATGATCAAAAGCGTAAACTCAAACTATATAGACAATTTCCGAGCTTACAAGAATATATTTTGATTGATAGCCAGCGAGTCTCTGTCGAGATGTATCAACGTCAAACAGGGAAGATCTGGGGGTATAGTGACTACGACTTAGATGAAACTTTTTTGATTCCCAGTATCGAATTTAAATGTTCTGTGGAAATGCTCTACGAGGGAGCCATTTTCGAGGAGATCGAAGATCAAGAATAA
- a CDS encoding ABC transporter ATP-binding protein translates to MKPRQLSPAETFKRSLGMVLQAAPQELSRLIFFNLVNGVGPSLSLFFSKIVIDEATASLGDRTSSEALQLLFANSTLIWAMVGVVGLNLFVDSLDAIRNPINHAMRDRVKGHVRGKILEKVTFFDDIALFENADLLNLLKLTEKGEERLKRLSSIMMSSLVGIFLFIPSVAVTASIAWWVPLVLIIFCSPSFHVEIQYNRKSWKVEKTQAGLTREMEIYSNLIKGEKYAKELRLFSLQSIMLERWRRLFKTIFERMMKVRNGEAINVFLWALFGGLGAGFCYVYVLLGVLQGELTLGDLALYTGIIMQVRRSLFVMIANFGDVYDVALATAPIFQLLDLEPQLVSGQKKLAAQSEQQPLRIENLSFVYPGSDRPTLKNLNLTIQPGEMVALVGENGAGKTTLAKLMCRLYDPSGGSIYWGQSDFRSLNLDELRSKIAVVMQDYSRFPTSLRENVGWGNAAQNPEEVTVLQALEDAGLNYLANNLDNGLETLLGKQLKNGTDLSGGQWQRVAIARALMRISEAELLIFDEPTAALDPKNEHEIYQIFRQIAQDRMSIVVSHRLALAKMADRIVVMEHGEMIEIGSHDELMSQEGVYHMMFSRQKSSYV, encoded by the coding sequence ATGAAACCAAGACAATTATCGCCTGCTGAGACCTTTAAAAGAAGCTTAGGAATGGTCTTACAGGCAGCGCCGCAGGAATTAAGTCGGCTAATATTTTTTAATCTTGTGAACGGTGTAGGGCCTTCCCTCTCGCTTTTCTTCAGCAAGATTGTTATTGACGAAGCGACTGCATCATTAGGTGATCGCACTTCATCGGAAGCATTGCAGTTATTGTTTGCCAACTCCACTCTGATATGGGCAATGGTGGGGGTCGTTGGCCTAAATTTATTTGTGGATTCCCTTGATGCCATTCGGAATCCTATTAACCATGCCATGCGCGATCGCGTGAAGGGTCATGTGCGTGGCAAAATTTTAGAAAAGGTGACTTTTTTCGATGATATTGCCCTGTTTGAAAATGCGGATCTACTCAATCTTTTAAAGCTTACGGAAAAAGGCGAAGAACGCTTAAAACGACTATCTTCGATCATGATGTCTTCATTGGTCGGCATCTTCTTATTTATCCCGTCGGTGGCTGTCACTGCATCCATTGCTTGGTGGGTGCCACTGGTGTTGATTATCTTTTGCTCACCTTCATTCCATGTGGAGATTCAGTACAACCGTAAAAGTTGGAAAGTCGAAAAAACTCAGGCTGGCTTAACCCGTGAAATGGAGATTTATAGCAATCTCATTAAGGGCGAAAAGTACGCGAAGGAATTACGATTATTTTCGCTGCAATCAATCATGTTAGAGCGGTGGCGACGACTTTTTAAAACCATTTTTGAACGCATGATGAAAGTCAGAAATGGTGAAGCTATTAATGTCTTTCTCTGGGCATTGTTTGGCGGATTGGGCGCTGGATTTTGCTATGTCTATGTGTTGTTGGGCGTATTACAAGGTGAGTTGACTTTAGGTGATTTAGCCTTGTATACCGGCATCATTATGCAAGTGCGTCGGAGTTTGTTTGTGATGATTGCCAACTTTGGTGATGTTTATGATGTGGCTTTGGCAACAGCTCCCATTTTCCAACTGTTAGACCTCGAACCCCAGTTGGTATCAGGTCAGAAAAAGTTAGCGGCACAATCGGAGCAGCAACCCCTCCGAATCGAAAATCTTTCGTTTGTTTATCCAGGGAGCGATCGCCCCACTCTCAAAAATCTCAATCTAACCATTCAGCCGGGAGAGATGGTTGCATTAGTTGGGGAGAATGGCGCTGGCAAAACAACCCTCGCAAAATTAATGTGTCGTCTTTATGACCCCAGCGGCGGTTCAATTTATTGGGGACAAAGTGATTTTCGGTCGCTGAATTTAGATGAATTGCGCTCAAAAATTGCAGTGGTGATGCAAGATTATTCTCGCTTTCCCACATCCCTCCGCGAAAATGTTGGCTGGGGTAATGCCGCCCAAAATCCAGAAGAAGTAACTGTATTGCAAGCTTTGGAAGATGCTGGTTTAAATTACCTTGCCAATAATCTTGATAATGGCTTAGAGACCCTACTCGGTAAGCAACTCAAGAATGGGACAGATTTATCTGGCGGACAGTGGCAACGGGTGGCGATCGCCCGTGCATTGATGCGGATTTCTGAAGCTGAACTCTTGATTTTCGATGAACCGACCGCAGCTCTTGATCCGAAAAATGAGCATGAGATTTACCAGATTTTCCGGCAGATTGCTCAAGACCGCATGAGTATTGTGGTTAGTCACCGTTTAGCCTTGGCGAAAATGGCTGATCGCATTGTGGTGATGGAACATGGCGAAATGATTGAGATAGGTAGCCATGATGAACTGATGTCCCAGGAAGGCGTTTATCACATGATGTTTAGCCGCCAGAAAAGTAGCTATGTATGA
- a CDS encoding ATP-binding protein, which produces MTDTFDSNLEKFQPLYELVRRVDFFIGQALQRDEAKTYPNFSATETLEEYQNPFLLNLAAALQLTEFELDVIALAIAPELDSSYGEVYAHLQKDSLSEHPTIDLALKLLCDTAGDRLEKRSAFASGSPLIVQQIIQLLPPLNRVKPSLISHFVVLDQQLIRLLLQQPGLDNRLQNSCVLEQPIPATSTSPLQQKLCKFAAAHQQENQPLRLYLKGKYSAIQLDTAAAIASSLQQSFLGVNLKSFLTATEQNLSLIPILLREAWFQNAILFVEQADLLWQSDHQCFYEKFVAAIARHQGTVIFAGTKPWQPSPTENLDIITIPLDPPNNDQRLTTWQTSLAQNAIKLDNFQLQQLSQRYVLTPAQINNAVAIAQKTFQWQQLSVSNPDIFQELCSAARLQSGHSLITLAKKIEPQYSWDDVVLPSEILAQLQGICKEAEYRYVVHEQWGFADKLSLGKGLNVLFAGSPGTGKTMTAEAIANHLQLDLYKIDLSQIISKYIGETEKNLSKIFTAAADSNAILLFDEADALFGKRSEVQDAHDRYANIEVGFLLQQMEEYEGITILTTNLRSNMDPAFERRLRFIVEFPKPDVGDRQRIWQQIFPQDAPVAQNIDWDFLAKQFELTGANIKNVALTAAFYAADNKTEITMSAIIFALKREYQKMGQILRDKDLGKYIDVTPE; this is translated from the coding sequence ATGACCGACACATTCGATTCCAATTTAGAAAAATTTCAACCCCTGTACGAGTTGGTGCGGCGGGTTGATTTTTTTATTGGTCAAGCATTGCAACGAGATGAAGCGAAAACATATCCTAATTTTTCTGCGACTGAAACTCTAGAGGAGTACCAAAATCCTTTTCTGCTGAACTTGGCCGCAGCGCTCCAACTGACCGAGTTTGAATTAGATGTGATTGCTTTGGCGATCGCCCCAGAATTAGATTCAAGTTATGGGGAAGTGTACGCCCATCTGCAAAAGGATTCACTAAGCGAACACCCGACTATTGATCTCGCCTTGAAATTGTTGTGTGACACTGCGGGCGATCGCCTCGAAAAACGATCAGCTTTTGCCAGTGGTTCGCCATTAATAGTCCAGCAAATTATTCAATTATTACCGCCGCTCAATCGTGTTAAACCTAGTTTAATCAGTCATTTTGTGGTGTTGGATCAGCAATTGATTCGTTTATTGCTACAACAGCCCGGACTAGATAATCGCTTACAAAATAGTTGCGTTCTCGAACAGCCGATTCCTGCAACTAGCACTTCGCCACTCCAACAAAAACTCTGCAAATTTGCGGCTGCACATCAACAGGAAAATCAACCCCTACGGCTTTATCTGAAGGGAAAATATTCAGCGATACAACTGGATACAGCGGCGGCGATCGCCTCTTCTCTGCAACAATCTTTTTTAGGCGTCAACCTAAAAAGTTTTTTAACTGCCACCGAGCAAAATTTGTCGCTAATCCCAATTCTGTTGCGAGAAGCTTGGTTCCAAAATGCGATTCTATTTGTCGAACAAGCAGATTTACTCTGGCAAAGCGATCATCAATGCTTCTATGAAAAATTTGTGGCGGCGATCGCCCGACATCAAGGGACTGTCATTTTTGCGGGAACCAAACCTTGGCAACCATCGCCTACCGAAAACCTAGATATCATCACCATTCCTCTCGACCCTCCCAACAATGATCAACGACTAACCACTTGGCAAACTTCTTTGGCACAAAATGCAATTAAGCTCGATAATTTTCAATTGCAACAATTGAGCCAGCGTTATGTATTGACTCCCGCGCAAATTAATAATGCTGTGGCGATCGCTCAAAAGACATTCCAGTGGCAACAATTAAGCGTATCTAACCCCGATATATTTCAGGAGTTGTGTAGTGCCGCACGATTGCAATCAGGCCATAGTTTAATAACCCTCGCTAAGAAAATTGAACCGCAATATTCCTGGGATGATGTGGTGTTGCCGTCGGAAATTCTGGCGCAGTTACAGGGTATTTGTAAGGAAGCCGAATACCGTTATGTAGTCCATGAGCAATGGGGTTTCGCCGACAAACTCTCGCTGGGCAAAGGTTTAAATGTTTTGTTTGCAGGGTCTCCCGGCACAGGTAAAACCATGACCGCTGAGGCGATCGCCAATCATCTGCAACTGGACTTATACAAAATCGATTTGTCGCAAATTATCAGCAAATATATCGGTGAAACGGAAAAGAACCTGAGCAAAATTTTCACAGCAGCGGCAGATTCTAATGCCATTTTATTGTTCGATGAAGCTGATGCTCTGTTCGGGAAACGCTCCGAAGTTCAGGATGCCCATGACCGCTATGCAAACATCGAAGTGGGTTTTCTGCTGCAACAAATGGAGGAATACGAAGGCATTACGATCTTGACGACAAACCTCCGCAGCAATATGGATCCAGCCTTTGAACGGCGATTGCGCTTTATCGTTGAGTTCCCGAAACCTGATGTCGGCGATCGCCAACGCATTTGGCAACAGATTTTTCCGCAGGATGCCCCAGTTGCCCAAAATATCGATTGGGATTTTCTTGCGAAACAATTTGAATTAACTGGCGCAAACATCAAAAATGTTGCCCTAACAGCCGCTTTCTATGCCGCAGATAACAAAACTGAAATTACGATGTCTGCAATCATTTTCGCCCTCAAACGTGAATATCAGAAAATGGGACAAATCCTCCGGGATAAAGACCTCGGAAAATATATTGATGTCACGCCAGAATGA
- a CDS encoding pentapeptide repeat-containing protein, which translates to MMVGGMAIVFSPDALAVDYNKRTFIQEDFSHQDLRDNSYDLSSLRGSDFSYCDLRGVRFFSANLEFVNFEGADMRGAVLDSARIGHANFTNANLEGAYLASVKITPSTVIDGADFTDALILKNENDKLCDLATGTNPDTGVDTAESLYCP; encoded by the coding sequence ATGATGGTTGGCGGAATGGCGATTGTGTTTAGTCCCGATGCTTTGGCGGTGGATTACAACAAGCGCACCTTTATTCAAGAGGATTTTTCCCATCAGGATCTCCGCGATAATAGCTATGACCTCTCCAGTTTGCGAGGCAGTGACTTTAGTTATTGCGATTTGCGCGGTGTGCGTTTTTTCTCTGCGAACCTCGAATTTGTGAATTTTGAAGGGGCAGATATGCGGGGCGCGGTTTTGGATTCGGCACGGATTGGTCACGCGAATTTCACCAATGCCAACCTTGAAGGAGCGTACCTTGCTAGCGTAAAAATTACGCCGAGCACAGTGATTGATGGTGCAGATTTTACAGATGCGCTTATCCTAAAAAATGAGAACGATAAACTCTGTGACCTCGCGACGGGAACAAATCCCGATACCGGGGTTGACACCGCTGAATCCCTTTACTGTCCCTAG
- a CDS encoding peroxiredoxin-like family protein, with product MLQETTLTRVANNSFAAPAPKDIVLQQPLLILILSQLGDFDSLEYAWWLKKDQSLIADLNVVAVGIGDRQSGQKFCDYTGFDPEKLFIDPTAELHQKLGLYSGLQWQFPGLKAGQQAWVNLMLMCAGIASPGTLKEVFRGYIGDKTAPQLFGDEEIVNAPPLPELKGKFFESAGGKGYQRPLELATLRLRNMGEVLGNWSTYVPDASYMTQRGGTFLFDVDGELLYEHRDRNILGFAENMSRPLSFLEKIKFKSASA from the coding sequence ATTCTTCAAGAGACGACTTTAACGCGAGTTGCGAATAATAGTTTTGCTGCTCCAGCACCCAAGGATATAGTTTTACAGCAACCTCTTTTAATTCTCATCCTATCTCAGCTCGGAGATTTTGATAGTCTCGAATATGCCTGGTGGCTCAAAAAAGATCAGTCTCTCATTGCCGATTTAAATGTGGTTGCAGTTGGAATTGGCGATCGTCAGTCTGGTCAGAAGTTTTGCGACTATACAGGGTTTGACCCAGAGAAATTATTTATTGATCCGACTGCCGAATTACATCAGAAACTAGGATTGTATTCTGGCTTGCAATGGCAGTTTCCGGGATTGAAAGCAGGTCAACAGGCTTGGGTGAATTTGATGTTGATGTGTGCAGGTATTGCGAGTCCGGGAACCTTGAAAGAAGTATTTCGGGGCTATATCGGTGATAAAACTGCACCACAATTATTTGGTGACGAGGAAATCGTTAATGCTCCGCCTTTACCTGAGCTCAAGGGCAAATTCTTTGAATCAGCTGGCGGCAAAGGCTATCAACGTCCATTAGAGCTGGCGACATTACGCTTGCGCAATATGGGTGAAGTGCTGGGCAATTGGTCAACTTATGTGCCGGATGCGAGCTACATGACCCAACGAGGCGGCACATTTTTGTTTGATGTTGATGGTGAATTACTTTACGAACATCGTGATCGCAATATTCTGGGGTTTGCGGAGAATATGAGTCGGCCTTTGTCTTTTCTCGAAAAGATTAAGTTCAAATCTGCTTCTGCATAA